The genomic DNA AAACACAACTTCCTGTTGGAAGAAAATATATCTCCAAGATCAAAGAACTTCTCTAATTTCTCCCTGTAATTTTACCGTTTAAGAACGGAATTCCCCGTATCCCATTCCAACCGTTGACTTAAGAAAGAAATTTATATATCCTCCTCTCTTTCCCGCAAACCGGGAAGAATCGTATCTAAAGGGGAATATAAAGTGGAAAACAAGAAAGAGGATCGTCTCGCTAGTTTACAATTTTTAGGAGGAGTAGGAACTGTTACAGGTTCAAAATATCTCGTAAAAGCTTTCGGTAAAACGATCTTGATAGACTGCGGGCTTTTTCAGGGAGAGAAAAAGTTAAGACTTCTAAATTGGGACTCCGACCAATTTTTCCCGACTGAAATAGATCATATTCTTCTAACCCACGGACATTTGGATCATTGCGGATATCTACCAAGAGCGGTCAAAAAGGGGTTTAGAGGCGAAATATTCGGGACTAAGCCGACATTAGATGTATCTAATATAGTCCTAAAAGACAGCGCAAAATTACAAGAAGAAGATGCCGAACTTGCAAATTCCGGGGGATATTCAAAACATAAGCCCGCTCTTCCTTTATATGATAGTGATGATGCGGAGAAGACTATCAAACTATTTCATGCGGTAGAGATTGGAGAATGGTTCGATATAGATCCAAATATAAAATTCCGTTTCAGATATAACGGTCATATTTTAGGAGCTAGTTTTATAGAATTAAAGATCGGTAATAAAACTCTAATTTTTTCAGGAGATATCGGAAGGGATGAAGACCCTCTTTTATTTCCTCCTGAAAAGCCGGAGAAAGGTGATATTATTCTGATAGAATCCACTTACGGAAATCGGATACACAGAGGAAATCCAATCAAACGTTTGGCTCAGTTGATCCATGAATTCTCCACTTCTAAAGGAACTATTATCATTCCATGTTTTGCTGTAGAGAGAATACAGGCAGTCATGTACTTGATCTGGAAATTGATGAAGGAAGGCGAAATCCCGAATATTCCCGTCTATATGGATTCCCCTATGGGTTCCAAAGTTTTAGATTTATTTAATATTTATGGAAGTGAATGGCATAAATTAAAGGAGGATGAATTAGCCGAACTTAAAGAGGATATATTCTGCATTACCGAATCTTCTGAGACTAAAAAGATCGCAAACAAAAAAGGTCCTAAAATTGTGATTGCCGGAAGTGGAATGGCCACAGGAGGCAGAGTTCTTTCCTATTTGGAACATTCTTTAGGAGATCCTAACTCTTTAGTATTGTT from Leptospira selangorensis includes the following:
- a CDS encoding MBL fold metallo-hydrolase RNA specificity domain-containing protein, whose protein sequence is MENKKEDRLASLQFLGGVGTVTGSKYLVKAFGKTILIDCGLFQGEKKLRLLNWDSDQFFPTEIDHILLTHGHLDHCGYLPRAVKKGFRGEIFGTKPTLDVSNIVLKDSAKLQEEDAELANSGGYSKHKPALPLYDSDDAEKTIKLFHAVEIGEWFDIDPNIKFRFRYNGHILGASFIELKIGNKTLIFSGDIGRDEDPLLFPPEKPEKGDIILIESTYGNRIHRGNPIKRLAQLIHEFSTSKGTIIIPCFAVERIQAVMYLIWKLMKEGEIPNIPVYMDSPMGSKVLDLFNIYGSEWHKLKEDELAELKEDIFCITESSETKKIANKKGPKIVIAGSGMATGGRVLSYLEHSLGDPNSLVLFVGYQAKETRGNKLLRGDTEIKIRGRYHEVRCDVQNIDGLSAHADQTELIHWLSKIKTPPKEVFIVHGEEDASKILGNRIRKEYGWDTQIPQRGEVFEFEV